One segment of Cottoperca gobio chromosome 24, fCotGob3.1, whole genome shotgun sequence DNA contains the following:
- the il20ra gene encoding interleukin-20 receptor subunit alpha — protein sequence MWTGLIFLNLLGALHCTVSSSPPSPINVIFSSVNLKNVLQWFPGSGTPDDTHFIVQYAIYGESVEGSEGRRVHWRKVRRCTEIVRSWCDLSNETKDLEQGYYARVRAVSRRASSKWVLTGRRFDPKTDTSFGPPLVSVEIEDNNAIITLKGPMRYPPNNHTQAVFMQTLYPHMIYNLSIVNTRRRHIHHSLMDSHSYKFRLMEYNTEYCFSAKTSFLYMPAHCLSSAWHCITTPQDPVIGQLQRVVVAIIVPSVCICMMVVVGYLLYRYLSGKGQKSPYILNPPAFHQTSLTFPPEKPKLLVITIIKDLHPDPEAPPPGYAFQRPQTPPALEEPWDDLSVDYGFTAAAPNLDARGEDRNNTKVQHEKCAAYEKKGWKVEEAGWTHTDSCTVTAFSGSSYGRGKRVSRYIYKHNPKNWPLTYSFKSANKVGRNGERDGCKGESKNRWRDKWRCGGKK from the exons ATGTGGACAGGGTTGATTTTTCTAAACCTCCTGGGAGCTCTGCACTGTACAG tctcctcctctccccccagCCCCATCAATGTGATCTTCTCTTCAGTCAATCTAAAGAATGTGCTGCAATGGTTCCCAGGAAGTGGCACACCGGATGACACACACTTTATAGTGCAGTATGCCAT CTATGGGGAAAGTGTTGAAGGCAGCGAAGGAAGACGGGTGCACTGGAGGAAGGTTCGGCGGTGTACAGAAATAGTGCGGAGCTGGTGTGATCTGAGCAATGAGACGAAGGATCTGGAGCAGGGATACTATGCCAGGGTTCGTGCTGTGAGCCGGAGAGCATCCTCCAAATGGGTCTTGACAGGGAGGAGATTCGATCCAAAGACGGACA CTAGTTTTGGCCCTCCACTGGTTTCTGTGGAAATAGAGGACAACAACGCCATCATCACTCTGAAGGGACCAATGAGATATCCGCCTAACAACCACACCCAAGCGGTTTTCATGCAAACACTCTACCCCCATATGATTTATAATCTCTCCATCGTCAATACCCGTCGCAGGCATATA CACCATTCCCTAATGGACTCCCATTCGTACAAATTCCGCCTGATGGAGTACAACACAGAGTACTGCTTCTCTGCTAAGACAAGTTTCTTATACATGCCAGCCCACTGCCTGTCCTCTGCATGGCACTGCATAACCACGCCTCAAG ACCCTGTGATTGGCCAGCTGCAGAGGGTGGTTGTGGCTATTATTGTTCCATCAGTGTGCATATGTATGATGGTGGTGGTTGGCTATCTTCTCTATCGCTACCTGTCGGGGAAAGGACAAAAGAGCCCATATATACTG AACCCGCCTGCTTTTCATCAGACCTCTCTGACGTTTCCCCCTGAGAAACCCAAACTCCTCGTCATCACCATCATCAAAGACCTACACCCAGACCCCGAAGCACCCCCACCAGGATACGCCTTCCAGAGGCCCCAAACACCGCCAGCGCTCGAGGAACCCTGGGATGATTTGTCTGTCGACTATGGGTTTACTGCTGCGGCTCCAAATCTGGATGCCAGAGGAGAAGATAGGAATAATACGAAAGTTCAACACGAGAAATGTGCAGCATACGAGAAGAAAGGGTGGAAAGTTGAGGAGGCTggctggacacacacagactcatgcACCGTTACTGCCTTTTCAGGCAGCAGCTATGGGAGAGGAAAAAGAGTTTCCAGGTATATTTATAAACACAACCCCAAAAACTGGCCTCTTACATATTCCTTTAAATCGGCAAACAAAGTTGGGAGGAATGGGGAAAGAGATGGTTGTAAAGGTGAGAGCAAGAACAGATGGAGAGATAAATGGAGGTGTGGAGGAAAGAAGTGA
- the med23 gene encoding mediator of RNA polymerase II transcription subunit 23, whose translation MALSMETQLQSIFEDVVKTEMIEEAFAGMFMDTPEDERTKLISCLGAFRQYWGTLPQESHEQCVQWIVRFIHSQHSPKRISFLHDCLAMAVETSLLPPRMVCGALISSDSLEWERTQLWALTFKLIRKIIGGVDYKGVRDLLKAILDKIQTVPTTVSSAIVQQLLAAREVVEYILDRNACLLPAYFAVTEIRKLYPEGQLSHWLLGSLISDFVDSFRPTARINSICGRCSLLPVVNNSGAICNSWKLDPTTLRFPLRGMLPFDKDLFEPQTGLLRYVLEQPYSREMVCNMLGLNKQHKQRCPVLEEQLVDLVVYAMERSETEEHFDADIGGTSQLLWQHLSSQLIFFVLFQFASFPHMVLSLHQKLAGRGLIKGRDHLMWVLLQFISGSIQKNALADFLPVMKLFDLLYPEKECIPVPDINKPQSTHSFAMTCIWIHLNRKAQNDNSKLQIPIPHSLKLHHEFLQQSLRNKTLGMSDYKIALLCNAYSTNSECFTLPMGVLVETIYGNGSMRINLPGTNCMASGSVTPLPMNLLDSLTVHAKMSLIHSIATRVIKLAHAKSSIALAPALVETYSRLLVYMEIESLGIKGFISQLLPNVFKSHAWGILHTLLEMFSYRMHHIQPHYRVQLLSHLHSLAAVPQTNQNQLHLCVESTALRLITALGSSEVQPQFTRFLNDPKTVLSAESEELNRALILTLARATHVTDFFTGSDSIQGTWCKDILQTIMNFTPHNWASHTLSCFPAPLQAFFKQNNVPQESRFNLKKNVEEEYRKWKSMANENDIITHFSMQGSPPLFLCLLWKMLLETDHINQIGFRVLERIGARALVAHVRTFADFLVYEFSTSAGGQQLNKCIEILNDMVWKYNIVTLDRLILCLAMRSHEGNEAQVCYFIIQLLLLKPNDFRNRVNDFVKENAPEHWLQSDWHNKHMSYHKKYPEKLYFEGLADQVNPPMQLQPQYLPIYFGNVCLRFLPVFDIVIHRFLELLPVSKSLETLLDHLGGLYKFHDRPVTYLYNTLHYYERHLRDRTNLKRKLVHAIMSSLKDNRTPGWCLSETYLKLGMNPREDNVWIPDDTYYCKLIGRLVDTMAGKSPGPFPNCDWRFNEFPNPAAHALHVTCVELMALAVPGKDVGNALLNVVLKSQPLVPRENITAWMNAIGLVITALPEPYWIVLHDRIVSVIGSPPLTSEMEWAGYPFALLDFTACHQSYSEMNCSYVLALAHAVWHHSSIGQLSLIPKFLSETLKPIVLTEFQLLYVYHLVGPFLQRFQQERTRCMLEIGVAFYEMLQAVDQHCQHLSYMDPICDFLYHIKYMYTGDSVKDQVEKIIMTLRPAMKLRLRFITHSSKVETASSAATTAASSSSVPSSSTPQPPISVLSSSAAVASPSSTQHTHTSL comes from the exons ATGGCGCTTTCGATGGAAACGCAGCTCCAGAGCATCTTTGAGGATGTTGTG AAAACGGAGATGATAGAAGAGGCCTTTGCTGG gATGTTTATGGACACTCCAGAGGATGAGAGGACTAAACTGATCAGTTGTCTGGGAGCCTTCAGGCAATACTGGGGGACACTACCACAG GAGTCTCATGAACAGTGTGTGCAGTGGATAGTGCGCTTTATACACAGCCAGCACAGTCCCAAAAGAATCTCCTTCCTCCATGACTGTCTAGCAATGGCTGTGGAGACCAGTCTGTTACCgcccag GATGGTGTGTGGAGCTCTCATAAGTTCGGACAGTTTGGAATGGGAGAGGACTCAGTTGTGGGCGTTAACTTTCAAACTGATTCGCAAGATCATTGGCGGGGTGGACTAcaag ggGGTTCGAGACCTGTTGAAAGCAATACTGGATAAAATTCAGACCGTTCCTACAACTGTCAGCTCGGCTATAGTCCAACAGCTTCTGGCCGCTAGAGAG GTGGTAGAGTATATCCTAGACAGAAATGCCTGCCTCCTACCAGCCTACTTTGCTGTCACAGAAATCAGAAAACTGTATCCAGAGGGACAGCTGTCACACTGG CTTCTAGGCAGTTTGATATCAGACTTTGTGGACAGTTTCAGACCCACAGCCAGAATCAACTCCATCTGTG GTCGGTGCAGCTTGTTACCAGTAGTGAATAACAGCGGGGCCATCTGTAACTCCTGGAAATTAGACCCCACTACTCTCCGCTTCCCTCTGAGGGGCATGCTGCCATTTGACAAG GACCTGTTTGAGCCACAGACGGGTTTGCTGCGCTATGTGTTAGAACAGCCATATTCAAGAGAAATGGTGTGCAACATGTTAGGACTCAACAAGCAG CATAAGCAGCGTTGTCCAGtgctggaggagcagctggtGGACCTCGTGGTGTACGCCATGGAGCGCTCCGAGACCGAGGAACACTTTGACGCCGACATCGGGGGAACTAGCCAGTTGCTGTGGCAGCATCTCTCCTCCCAGCTCAtcttctttgtgttgtttcagTTTGCAAGCTTCCCTCACATGGTGCTGTCGTTACATCAGAAG cttGCAGGCAGAGGTCTCATTAAAGGGAGGGACCACCTGATGTGGGTCTTGCTGCAGTTCATATCGGGAAGCATTCAGAAGAACGCGTTAGCTGACTTCCTGCCTGTCATGAAGCTCTTTGACCTGCTTTACCCAGAAAAAGAG TGCATTCCGGTTCCGGACATTAACAAGCCCCAGTCGACTCATTCTTTTGCCATGACCTGCATCTGGATCCACCTGAACCGCAAAGCTCAGAATGACAACTCTAAACTACAGATACCCATACCACATTCTCTGAAACTACACCACGA GTTTCTCCAGCAGTCGTTGCGTAACAAGACCCTGGGCATGTCCGACTACAAGATCGCCCTGCTGTGTAACGCCTACAGCACCAACTCCGAGTGCTTCACTCTGCCGATGGGCGTCCTGGTGGAGACCATATATGGAAACGGCTCTATGAGGATCAACCTACCCGGCACCAACTGTATGGCGTCGGGGTCTGTCACCCCGCTGCCCATGAACCTGCTGGATTCACTCACAGTGCACGCAAAGATGAG tCTGATCCACAGTATTGCCACGCGGGTAATAAAGTTGGCCCACGCCAAATCCAGCATCGCCCTGGCCCCCGCACTGGTAGAAACATACAGCAGACTGTTGGTCTACATGGAGATCGAGTCACTGGGCATCAAAGGATTCATCA GCCAGTTGCTGCCTAACGTGTTTAAGTCTCACGCGTGGGGAATCCTTCACACGTTGCTGGAGATGTTCAGCTACAGGATGCACCACATTCAGCCACACTACAGAGTCCAGCTGCTGAGTCATCTGCACAGTCTGGCTGCTGTCCCCCAGACCAACCAGAACCAGCTGCATCTATG TGTTGAGAGCACAGCTCTGCGGTTGATCACAGCGTTGGGGAGTTCAGAGGTGCAGCCCCAGTTCACTCGCTTCCTCAATGACCCAAAGACGGTTCTGTCAGCTGAGTCCGAAGAGCTGAACCGAGCCTTGATCCTCACTCTGGCCAGAGCCACACACGTCACAG ATTTTTTCACAGGGTCAGACTCCATCCAGGGGACTTGGTGTAAAGACATCCTGCAGACCATCATGAACTTCACGCCTCATAACTgggcatcacacacactgtcctgcttCCCTGCGCCACTACAG GCGTTCTTCAAACAGAACAATGTTCCTCAGGAGTCTCGTTTCAACCTGAAGAAGAACGTTGAAGAGGAGTACAGGAAGTGGAAGTCCATGGCCAACGAGAATGACATCATTACCCACTTCTCCATGCAGGGCTCGCCCCCACTGTTCCTCTGTCTGCTGTGGAAGATGCTGCTGGAGACCGACCACATTAACCAGATCGGCTTCAG GGTTTTGGAGCGTATCGGGGCACGTGCACTGGTAGCTCATGTTCGAACATTTGCAGACTTCCTTGTCTATGAGTTCTCAACATCAGCCGGCGGACAGCAGCTCAACAAGTGCATCGAAATACTCAACGACATGGTCTGGAAGTACAACATAGTCACCCTGGACAGACTCATTCTGTGTCTG GCGATGCGTAGCCACGAGGGCAACGAGGCTCAGGTTTGCTACTTCATAATCCAGCTGTTGCTGCTGAAGCCCAACGACTTCAGGAACAGAGTCAACGATTTTGTCAAGGAGAACGCTCCGGAGCACTGGCTGCAGAGTGACTGGCACAACAAGCACATGAGCTACCACAAG AAATACCCAGAGAAGCTGTACTTTGAGGGACTTGCAGACCAAGTCAACCCTCCCATGCAACTCCAGCCTCAGTACCTGCCCATCTACTTTGGCAACGTGTGCCTGCGCTTCCTGCCGGTCTTTGACATCGTCATCCACCGCTTCCTGGAGCTTCTTCCTGTCTCCAAGTCTCTGGAAACGCTGCTGGACCACCTGGGAGGGCTGTACAAGTTCCATG ACCGCCCAGTCACCTACCTGTATAACACTCTTCACTACTACGAGCGACATCTGAGAGACAGAACCAACCTGAAGAGAAAACTGGTTCACGCCATCATGTCTTCACTAAAG gaCAACCGTACCCCGGGTTGGTGCCTTAGTGAAACCTATCTGAAGTTGGGCATGAACCCCAGAGAGGACAACGTGTGGATCCCTGATGACACGTACTACTGCAAGCTGATTGGACGCCTGGTGGACA CCATGGCTGGAAAGTCACCCGGTCCCTTCCCCAACTGTGACTGGAGGTTCAACGAGTTCCCCAACCCCGCGGCCCACGCCCTGCACGTCACCTGCGTGGAGCTGATGGCTTTGGCCGTGCCGGGAAAAGATGTCGGCAACGCTCTGCTCAATGTTGTGTTGAAGAG CCAACCTCTGGTTCCAAGGGAGAACATCACTGCTTGGATGAATGCCATTGGACTTGTGATCACTGCACTTCCT GAGCCCTACTGGATCGTCCTCCACGACCGCATCGTGTCTGTGATCGGCTCTCCGCCACTGACATCGGAGATGGAGTGGGCAGGTTACCCCTTCGCCTTGCTCGACTTCACAGCCTGTCACCAGAGCTACAGCGAAATGAACTGCAGTTATGTGCTAGCGTTGGCGCACGCCGTGTGGCATCACTCATCTATCGGACAGCTGTCTCTGATTCCCAA gtTCTTGTCGGAGACGCTGAAGCCCATCGTCCTGACAGAGTTCCAGTTACTCTACGTGTATCACCTGGTGGGGCCATTCCTGCAGCGCTTCCAGCAAGAGAGGACGCGATGCATGTTGGAG attggCGTGGCGTTCTATGAGATGCTCCAGGCGGTGGACCAACACTGCCAACACCTCAGCTACATGGACCCAATCTGTGACTTCCTCTAtcacattaaatacatgtaCACTGGAGACAGTGTGAAGGATCAG GTGGAGAAAATCATCATGACTTTGCGTCCGGCCATGAAGCTGCGACTGCGCTTCATCACACACAGCAGCAAAGTAGAGACTGCATCATCAGCTGCCACCACCgccgcctcctcttcctccgtcccctcctcctccacacctcAGCCCCCCATCTCTGTACTCTCCTCGTCCGCTGCCGTCGCCTCCCCTTCctccacacagcacacacacacctctttgtAG